Proteins co-encoded in one Ferviditalea candida genomic window:
- a CDS encoding ABC transporter substrate-binding protein, protein MKRERKPFGPSVAIAYFLIITLLLSACGVSSNGSSPETGKPSVSNASETNKPAATDTASPDTASQKLTDVTFVTLPVTDSAMVVLADSQGIFKKNGLNVNIVKVQTGPATTSAIVSGAAQFSQSNYATLISAKMKGTPIEIVAEAARAQEGFSAVITGVNSSIKEPKDLLGKRIATAVIGGIGPIAINQWLKDKGIDYTKINWVQMSFPEMGAALETNRVDAAWVVEPFVTKYTKVKDAKARVVFDVFSGPTAKLPIAAYAANENYVKDHPDIVEAFVKSVQEAAALAQKDPTLIKKVLPSFTSLPEELVNQLSLEEYPSSTDIAEIQRVAKAMQDTGVTQTEYKVDSMIWKK, encoded by the coding sequence ATGAAACGTGAAAGAAAACCGTTTGGCCCATCAGTGGCGATTGCTTATTTCCTGATCATTACCTTGTTGCTTTCAGCATGTGGCGTATCCTCGAATGGTTCGTCTCCAGAAACCGGCAAGCCGTCAGTTTCAAATGCGTCTGAAACCAACAAACCTGCGGCCACCGATACTGCTTCTCCCGATACCGCTTCTCAAAAATTGACGGACGTAACTTTTGTCACCCTTCCAGTGACTGATTCGGCCATGGTTGTCTTGGCAGACAGTCAGGGGATCTTTAAGAAGAACGGACTCAATGTCAATATCGTGAAAGTGCAGACCGGCCCGGCTACAACGAGTGCCATTGTGTCGGGAGCAGCACAGTTTTCCCAAAGCAACTATGCCACGCTCATCTCAGCGAAAATGAAGGGTACACCGATCGAAATTGTGGCTGAAGCAGCACGTGCTCAAGAAGGATTCAGCGCTGTCATTACCGGCGTGAATTCATCGATCAAGGAGCCGAAGGATTTGCTCGGCAAACGGATCGCAACCGCTGTAATCGGCGGCATCGGACCGATTGCGATCAATCAGTGGCTGAAGGATAAAGGGATTGACTACACGAAGATTAATTGGGTGCAAATGTCCTTTCCGGAGATGGGGGCGGCTTTGGAAACGAATCGTGTCGATGCGGCTTGGGTTGTGGAACCGTTTGTAACGAAGTATACGAAAGTCAAGGATGCCAAAGCTCGAGTGGTTTTCGATGTATTTTCCGGACCAACGGCAAAGCTGCCGATTGCAGCGTATGCCGCTAATGAAAATTACGTCAAAGATCATCCGGATATTGTCGAAGCATTTGTGAAGAGCGTGCAGGAAGCCGCGGCGCTGGCTCAGAAGGACCCAACCCTGATCAAGAAAGTGCTGCCTTCCTTTACCTCATTGCCGGAGGAGCTGGTCAATCAGCTTTCGCTGGAGGAATATCCGTCGTCTACCGATATCGCAGAAATTCAAAGGGTAGCAAAAGCCATGCAGGATACGGGGGTCACCCAAACCGAGTATAAAGTGGATTCGATGATTTGGAAAAAATAA